A window of Tautonia plasticadhaerens contains these coding sequences:
- a CDS encoding glycoside hydrolase family protein, giving the protein MHRRRWLQASTALAASPLMSLARAGAPLRAEAGDGEGVIDLGSRRELFVDRYLIDRLDGDARIALERPRDEGIVHRFDRPYEGPFCGYATVIHDGPLYRLYYRGLPRAGVDGSAAEVTCYAESTDGIRWDRPELGFFEYDGSKANNIVLAGMPPFSHNFCPMLDPRPGVPGDRRYKALAGTGKSGLHAFASDDGIRWRRLGDGPVIAQGAFDSQNVPLWSEHEGRYLCYFRVFVDGDRRIARTTSEDFLRWTEPELMSYGDRPVEHLYTNQTSPYFRAPHLLIGIAARFMPGRRVISAEQAEAIGVDPGYFGDCSDAVLISSRGGDHYDRTYMEGFIVPGIGPENWVSRTNYPALNVVPTGPAEMSVYVNQNYGQATAHLRRYSMRLDGFARVRAGYDGGELVSKPLTFDGRRLELNFETSAAGGIRVEVRDPEGGPIPGYSLAESVETIGNEVGRAVSWRGGEDVSPLAGRPARLRFMLKDASIYALQFTS; this is encoded by the coding sequence ATGCATCGACGCCGATGGCTCCAGGCCTCGACCGCCCTCGCCGCCTCTCCCCTGATGTCGCTTGCCCGGGCCGGTGCCCCACTCCGGGCCGAGGCCGGCGACGGCGAGGGGGTGATCGACCTCGGATCCCGACGCGAGCTGTTCGTCGACCGGTACCTGATCGACCGCCTCGACGGGGATGCCCGTATCGCCCTAGAGCGGCCGAGGGACGAGGGGATTGTCCACCGCTTCGACCGCCCCTACGAGGGCCCCTTCTGCGGCTACGCGACGGTCATCCACGACGGCCCCCTGTACCGCCTCTATTACCGGGGCCTGCCCCGGGCAGGGGTCGACGGTAGCGCCGCCGAGGTCACCTGCTACGCCGAGTCGACCGACGGCATCCGCTGGGACCGCCCCGAGTTGGGCTTCTTCGAGTACGACGGGAGTAAGGCGAACAACATCGTCCTCGCCGGCATGCCCCCCTTCTCGCACAACTTCTGCCCGATGCTCGACCCCCGGCCCGGCGTGCCCGGCGACCGGCGCTACAAGGCCCTCGCCGGCACCGGTAAGTCTGGTTTGCACGCCTTCGCCTCCGACGACGGCATCCGCTGGCGACGGCTCGGAGACGGCCCCGTGATCGCGCAAGGGGCGTTCGATTCCCAGAACGTCCCCCTCTGGTCGGAGCACGAGGGGAGATATCTTTGCTACTTCCGGGTCTTCGTCGACGGCGACCGCCGGATCGCCCGGACGACCTCGGAGGACTTCCTCCGCTGGACCGAGCCCGAGCTGATGTCCTACGGCGACCGGCCGGTCGAGCACCTCTACACGAACCAGACGAGCCCGTACTTCCGGGCTCCCCACCTGCTGATCGGCATTGCCGCCCGGTTCATGCCCGGCCGCCGGGTCATCTCCGCAGAGCAGGCCGAGGCGATCGGCGTCGACCCGGGCTACTTCGGCGACTGCTCCGACGCCGTCCTGATCAGCTCCCGGGGGGGCGACCACTATGATCGCACCTATATGGAAGGGTTCATCGTCCCCGGGATCGGCCCCGAGAACTGGGTCTCCCGGACGAACTACCCGGCCCTGAACGTCGTGCCGACGGGCCCGGCCGAGATGTCGGTCTACGTCAACCAGAACTACGGGCAGGCCACCGCCCACCTCCGCCGCTACTCGATGAGGCTCGACGGCTTCGCCCGGGTCCGGGCCGGGTACGACGGGGGCGAACTCGTCTCGAAGCCGTTGACCTTCGACGGCCGCCGCCTGGAGCTGAACTTCGAGACCTCCGCCGCGGGCGGGATCCGGGTCGAAGTCCGGGATCCCGAGGGGGGCCCGATCCCCGGCTATTCGCTCGCCGAGTCGGTCGAGACGATCGGAAACGAGGTCGGACGGGCCGTCTCCTGGCGGGGCGGCGAGGACGTCTCCCCGCTGGCCGGGCGGCCGGCCCGCCTGAGGTTCATGCTCAAGGACGCGAGCATCTACGCGCTCCAATTCACCTCCTGA
- a CDS encoding MFS transporter has protein sequence MIGGSPDRPTNVRWGVFALACGMSFLLYLHRYTWNIVGPKLQEEYGFSNTQAGLLFSLFYYTYALGQIPSGVVVDRFGPHRFLSAIVVLWSLSLAALGQTAMLWLLGAWRLVFGAAQAGCYPALTKVTRSWFPAGRRTVLQGWIATTFGRGGGALSPILLGTLLMGGLGLSWETSLIILGGLGLAYGLVFFVTFRNSPDEHPGVNERERALIGEGSTGSGPKSRAVLPAGRTFRSRSMRFFVLQQFLDAGSDVVFVSLIGTYFLRARGFDIAQTGWLASLPLWGGALGGIAGGWLNDRLIAATGSRRWSRSGVGFVGKLIGCVMLALVVRQPGGVAAAWVLMVAKFFSDWSQPTVWGTCTDLGGRFSATVFSVINTAGTLGGVVMPLVFGVVLDAFTTGTGPDVISTDWGPLFVMLSAMYLGSGLCWLLIDCTRSLDVEEKPTALDPESI, from the coding sequence ATGATCGGAGGCAGCCCGGACCGCCCCACCAACGTCCGCTGGGGCGTCTTCGCCTTGGCCTGCGGGATGTCCTTCCTGCTGTACCTGCACCGCTACACCTGGAACATCGTCGGGCCGAAGCTGCAGGAGGAATACGGGTTCTCGAACACGCAGGCGGGGCTCCTGTTCTCGTTGTTCTACTACACCTACGCCCTCGGGCAGATCCCCAGCGGCGTGGTCGTCGACCGCTTCGGGCCGCATCGGTTCCTGTCGGCGATCGTCGTCCTCTGGTCGCTGTCGCTGGCCGCGCTGGGGCAGACGGCGATGCTCTGGCTGCTGGGGGCCTGGCGGCTCGTCTTCGGAGCGGCCCAGGCGGGCTGCTACCCCGCCCTGACCAAGGTGACCCGCAGCTGGTTCCCGGCCGGGCGCCGGACGGTCCTCCAGGGGTGGATCGCCACCACCTTCGGGAGAGGGGGCGGGGCGCTCTCGCCGATCCTCCTGGGGACGCTGCTGATGGGGGGCCTGGGCCTCTCCTGGGAGACGTCGCTGATCATCCTGGGGGGACTCGGCCTCGCCTACGGCCTGGTCTTCTTCGTCACGTTCCGAAACTCCCCCGACGAGCACCCCGGCGTGAACGAACGGGAGCGGGCGCTGATCGGCGAGGGGTCGACCGGGTCGGGGCCGAAGTCCCGCGCCGTCCTCCCGGCCGGCCGCACCTTCCGGAGCCGGAGCATGCGCTTCTTCGTGCTCCAGCAGTTCCTCGACGCCGGGTCCGACGTGGTCTTCGTCTCGCTGATCGGCACCTACTTCCTGAGGGCGAGGGGCTTCGACATCGCCCAGACCGGCTGGCTGGCGAGCCTCCCGCTCTGGGGAGGGGCGCTCGGCGGGATCGCCGGGGGCTGGCTGAACGACCGCCTGATCGCCGCGACGGGGAGCCGTCGGTGGTCCCGGAGCGGGGTCGGCTTCGTCGGCAAGCTGATCGGCTGCGTCATGCTCGCCCTGGTCGTCCGGCAGCCGGGCGGGGTGGCGGCGGCCTGGGTGCTGATGGTGGCGAAGTTCTTCAGTGACTGGAGCCAGCCGACCGTCTGGGGGACCTGCACCGACCTCGGCGGCCGCTTCAGCGCCACCGTCTTCAGCGTCATCAACACGGCCGGCACGCTCGGCGGCGTGGTGATGCCATTGGTCTTCGGCGTCGTGCTCGATGCCTTCACCACCGGGACCGGGCCCGACGTCATCTCGACCGACTGGGGCCCCCTGTTCGTGATGCTCTCGGCCATGTACCTGGGGAGCGGGCTCTGCTGGCTCCTGATCGACTGCACCCGATCGCTCGACGTCGAGGAGAAGCCGACGGCCCTCGACCCGGAATCGATCTGA
- a CDS encoding DinB family protein → MCIAHPPAAIRILLDLLDRAYDHKSWHGPNFRGAVRRVSAEVARWGPGPGRHSIAEQVLHASYWKYTVRRRIRGDRRGSFAIRGSNWFPVGPDLDDERWRDHLRLLAEEHRRLRLTVAELTPDRLAEVPEGGRSDLEGLISGIAAHDVYHAGQIQLLKRLHAN, encoded by the coding sequence ATGTGCATCGCCCACCCCCCCGCCGCGATCCGGATCCTGCTCGACCTGCTCGACCGCGCCTACGACCACAAGTCCTGGCACGGCCCGAACTTCAGGGGGGCGGTCCGACGCGTCTCCGCCGAGGTCGCCCGATGGGGGCCGGGCCCGGGTCGGCACTCCATCGCCGAGCAGGTCCTGCATGCCTCCTACTGGAAATACACCGTGAGGCGTCGGATCCGGGGCGACCGCCGGGGGTCGTTCGCGATCCGGGGGAGCAACTGGTTCCCCGTCGGCCCCGACCTGGACGACGAACGGTGGCGGGACCATCTCCGGTTGCTGGCGGAGGAACACCGGAGGCTGAGGCTCACCGTGGCCGAACTGACGCCCGATCGCCTGGCCGAGGTGCCCGAAGGGGGCCGGTCGGACCTCGAAGGGCTGATCTCGGGCATCGCCGCCCACGACGTCTACCACGCGGGCCAGATCCAGCTCCTGAAACGCTTGCACGCAAACTGA
- a CDS encoding mandelate racemase/muconate lactonizing enzyme family protein, producing MAIVELEICPLTGATVDGGWPQGHEPQENLHTLLILRDDDGREGYGSCFTSGSLVAGAVGLLWPMLRGESSVEPERVSETLRQSSFWQGRGGAVEHAISGIDLALWDLMGKACGQPVSRLLGGDYRRSIKPYGSILFDEPEPLRRTLSSVIDRGFRAIKLGWRPFGRRDRAFDELIVRTARQEVGDGVELMVDAGGSEQFWPHGTNWARNTAEMLADHGITWFEEPLPPDDLEGYVELTRVSPVPIAGGEVLTRRQSFRPWIERRAVDILQPDCTKNGGLTESRRIAWLASEHNIQVVPHGWNTAVGLAADLQFSASIPVARYVEYLTPCAYIEEIAARPFRLDDRGFLEIPSGPGLGIELDADTLKRFSPDRTVFRSQ from the coding sequence GTGGCGATCGTGGAACTGGAAATCTGCCCGCTGACCGGGGCGACCGTCGACGGCGGCTGGCCGCAGGGGCACGAGCCGCAGGAGAACCTGCACACCCTGCTCATCCTCCGAGACGACGACGGGAGGGAGGGCTACGGGAGCTGCTTCACCTCGGGATCGCTCGTGGCCGGGGCGGTGGGGTTGCTCTGGCCGATGCTCCGGGGGGAGTCGTCGGTGGAGCCGGAACGGGTCTCGGAGACGCTCCGCCAGTCCTCCTTCTGGCAAGGGCGAGGGGGGGCCGTCGAGCACGCGATCAGCGGGATCGACCTCGCCCTCTGGGATCTCATGGGCAAGGCCTGCGGCCAGCCCGTCTCCCGGCTCCTGGGGGGCGACTACCGGCGCTCGATCAAGCCGTATGGGTCGATCCTCTTCGATGAACCCGAGCCCCTCCGGCGGACCCTGTCGAGCGTGATCGATCGCGGGTTCCGGGCGATCAAGCTCGGCTGGCGGCCGTTCGGCCGCCGGGACCGGGCGTTCGACGAGCTGATCGTCAGGACGGCCCGGCAGGAGGTGGGGGACGGGGTCGAGCTGATGGTCGACGCCGGCGGCAGCGAGCAGTTCTGGCCGCACGGCACCAACTGGGCCCGGAACACCGCCGAGATGTTGGCGGACCACGGCATCACCTGGTTCGAGGAGCCCCTGCCCCCCGACGACCTGGAGGGTTACGTCGAGCTGACCCGGGTCTCCCCTGTGCCGATCGCCGGGGGTGAGGTCCTCACGCGTCGGCAGTCGTTCCGGCCCTGGATCGAGCGCCGGGCCGTCGACATCCTCCAGCCGGACTGCACCAAGAACGGCGGCCTGACCGAGTCCCGCCGGATCGCCTGGCTGGCGAGCGAGCACAACATCCAGGTCGTCCCCCACGGGTGGAACACGGCGGTCGGCCTGGCGGCCGACCTCCAGTTCTCGGCCTCGATCCCGGTGGCCCGGTACGTCGAGTACCTCACGCCCTGCGCCTACATCGAGGAGATCGCCGCCCGGCCCTTCCGGCTCGACGACCGGGGGTTCCTGGAAATCCCCTCGGGGCCGGGGCTCGGGATCGAGCTGGATGCCGATACCCTCAAGCGATTCTCGCCGGATCGGACCGTGTTCCGGTCCCAATAG
- a CDS encoding M14 family metallopeptidase, whose product MATRSVVLPDDLDLETPGRRDYWVALEHDTMWGAHLIPLTVFVGPRAEPGRGLVAFGSTHGNEYEGPSAIKGLLGEIDPARVLGRIVLVPVLNVEAFRTGTRDSVGADGVNLNRAFVEGAGRGAPLGGITHRIADLVRRQIWPYVHVVLDLHSGGQQIRFAPCASFHPIDDPELARSTRETARWFGTPLVMLYQNRTPGLLTSEAERLGKVTVGTELGWGEAVLAEGVRYGRQGILAAAVRHGQLDGEVEPIGHHASGTQFCAAIVDFDCYVPAPFEGHYEEVLPCGSRVAKGVLVGRLHDFGRIDEPGWPVEAPVEGIVVGQAWGARVRQGQFILCVGVEQSW is encoded by the coding sequence ATGGCCACCCGATCCGTCGTCCTGCCCGACGACCTCGACCTCGAGACGCCCGGACGCCGCGACTACTGGGTCGCGCTGGAGCACGACACGATGTGGGGGGCCCATCTCATCCCCCTCACCGTGTTCGTCGGCCCGAGGGCCGAGCCGGGCCGGGGCCTCGTGGCCTTCGGATCCACCCACGGGAACGAATATGAGGGGCCGTCGGCGATCAAGGGGCTGCTCGGCGAGATCGACCCCGCCCGGGTGCTCGGCCGGATCGTCCTGGTCCCGGTGCTGAATGTCGAGGCGTTCCGGACCGGCACGAGGGACAGCGTCGGTGCCGACGGGGTGAACCTGAACCGGGCGTTCGTCGAGGGGGCGGGCCGGGGGGCGCCGCTCGGGGGGATCACGCACCGCATCGCCGACCTCGTCCGCCGGCAGATCTGGCCCTACGTGCATGTCGTGCTCGACCTGCATTCCGGCGGGCAGCAGATCCGGTTCGCCCCGTGTGCCAGCTTCCACCCGATCGACGACCCCGAGTTGGCCCGGTCGACCCGGGAGACGGCCCGGTGGTTCGGCACGCCGCTGGTGATGCTCTACCAGAATCGGACCCCGGGGCTGCTGACCAGCGAGGCCGAGCGCCTGGGCAAGGTCACCGTCGGCACCGAGCTGGGCTGGGGGGAGGCGGTCCTGGCCGAAGGGGTCCGCTACGGCCGCCAGGGGATCCTCGCCGCGGCGGTCCGGCACGGGCAGCTCGACGGGGAGGTGGAGCCGATCGGCCACCATGCCTCGGGGACCCAGTTCTGTGCGGCCATCGTCGACTTCGACTGCTACGTGCCGGCCCCCTTCGAGGGCCACTACGAGGAGGTCCTGCCCTGCGGCTCCCGGGTCGCGAAGGGGGTGCTCGTCGGCAGGCTGCACGACTTCGGGCGGATCGACGAGCCCGGCTGGCCCGTAGAGGCGCCAGTCGAAGGGATCGTGGTCGGTCAGGCCTGGGGGGCCCGGGTCCGCCAGGGGCAGTTCATCCTCTGCGTCGGCGTCGAGCAATCCTGGTGA
- a CDS encoding M81 family metallopeptidase, with the protein MRIAVGGLMHESNTFSGTATGLDDFRAGSLADGADLLPVWRDAHHEVGGFLEGVSRFGLEAVPTTMAWATPGGPVEDSVLDEVVTRIIDALRRAPVDGLLLALHGAMVTPGHPDADGEVLRRLRAAIGADRPIVASLDYHANVSPAMARHADALVGYQTYPHVDQRERGLIAARVVASAVRGESRPVTEVASPPLIINLLGQETDREPMRSLLGMARQAERRPGMISVSLMAGFPYADVPEMGPSVIAVADGDRGLARAVADELAARMWEIRHELDVRRPEAAEAVRRAIASDRSPVVLVDLGDNIGGGTPGDGTLLLSELIRQGARDAVVVIHDPEAVAEARAIGPGARFERPVGGRGGAEYGGPVSVSGVVRSLHEGTWVEEQARHGGRRLNDQGPTAVVELPGPILLVLNTLRTPPFSLGQLTSLGIDAASRSILVAKAAVAYKAAYGPIAGEIIEVDTPGLTAIDPRRFSYLRIRRPMFPIDPDA; encoded by the coding sequence ATGCGGATCGCGGTCGGCGGCCTGATGCACGAGTCGAACACCTTCTCCGGGACGGCCACCGGGCTGGACGACTTCCGGGCCGGCAGCCTGGCCGACGGGGCGGACCTGCTCCCCGTCTGGCGAGACGCCCACCACGAGGTCGGCGGGTTCCTGGAGGGGGTCTCCCGGTTCGGCCTCGAGGCGGTGCCGACCACCATGGCCTGGGCCACCCCGGGCGGGCCGGTCGAAGACTCGGTCCTCGACGAGGTCGTCACCCGGATCATCGACGCCCTCCGCCGGGCTCCGGTCGACGGCCTGCTGCTGGCACTCCACGGGGCGATGGTCACCCCCGGGCACCCCGACGCCGACGGCGAGGTCCTCCGACGCCTCCGGGCGGCGATCGGGGCCGATCGCCCCATCGTCGCCTCGCTGGACTACCACGCCAACGTCTCCCCCGCGATGGCCCGGCACGCCGACGCCCTGGTCGGCTATCAGACCTACCCCCACGTCGACCAACGCGAGCGGGGCCTGATCGCCGCCCGGGTCGTCGCCTCGGCAGTCCGGGGGGAATCCCGCCCGGTGACCGAGGTCGCCAGCCCCCCCCTGATCATCAACCTGCTGGGGCAGGAGACCGACCGGGAGCCGATGCGGTCGCTGCTCGGCATGGCCCGGCAGGCCGAGCGCCGGCCGGGGATGATCTCGGTCAGCCTGATGGCCGGGTTCCCGTATGCCGACGTGCCGGAGATGGGTCCGTCGGTGATCGCCGTGGCCGACGGCGACCGCGGGCTTGCCCGGGCCGTGGCCGACGAACTGGCCGCCCGGATGTGGGAGATCCGCCACGAGCTGGATGTCCGACGCCCCGAGGCAGCCGAGGCCGTCCGCCGGGCGATCGCCTCCGACCGATCGCCCGTCGTCCTGGTCGACCTGGGGGACAACATCGGCGGCGGGACGCCGGGGGACGGCACCCTGCTGCTCTCCGAGCTGATCCGACAGGGGGCCCGGGACGCCGTCGTCGTGATCCACGACCCCGAGGCCGTCGCCGAGGCCCGTGCGATCGGCCCCGGGGCCCGCTTCGAGCGGCCCGTGGGAGGCCGGGGGGGCGCCGAGTACGGCGGGCCGGTGTCGGTGTCGGGGGTCGTCCGATCCCTGCACGAGGGGACCTGGGTGGAAGAACAGGCCCGGCACGGCGGCCGCCGTCTGAACGACCAGGGGCCGACGGCGGTGGTCGAGCTGCCCGGCCCGATCCTGCTGGTGCTGAACACCTTGCGGACGCCCCCGTTCAGCCTGGGCCAGCTCACCAGCCTGGGCATCGACGCGGCCTCCCGGTCGATCCTCGTCGCCAAGGCCGCCGTCGCCTACAAGGCCGCCTACGGGCCGATCGCCGGGGAGATCATCGAGGTCGACACCCCGGGCCTGACCGCGATCGACCCGAGACGCTTCTCCTATCTCCGCATCCGTCGGCCCATGTTCCCGATCGACCCGGACGCCTGA
- a CDS encoding creatininase family protein, with protein sequence MSRASTEYRYNRLTWPEMNEAIARQKLVILPTGSTEQHGHHLPLDVDLFLCESVCQEVGRRAPDRVLVLPPIPYGLNLHHIDFPGTIHVEPDVFINFCLNVTKSVAYHGFRKILVVNGHGSNAPLIDLVARKTVLETESLCFATTYFWFLMEAFKEVRESEVIAHADEFETSLYLHLAGDRVQMDKAVEDNDRMGEFVSSDSTMNYFVRFNDYWGRWTQTGVHGDPTKATAEKGRIIFEAAVDGLVRLVDELRDWPIERRADMHAGPVQSQIRW encoded by the coding sequence ATGTCCCGAGCCTCGACCGAGTACCGCTACAACCGGCTCACCTGGCCGGAGATGAACGAGGCGATCGCGCGGCAGAAGCTCGTCATCCTGCCCACCGGCTCGACCGAGCAGCACGGGCACCACCTGCCCCTCGACGTGGACCTGTTCCTCTGCGAGTCGGTCTGCCAGGAGGTCGGCCGGCGGGCGCCGGACAGGGTGCTGGTGCTCCCGCCGATCCCCTACGGCCTGAACCTGCACCACATCGACTTCCCGGGCACGATCCACGTCGAGCCCGACGTCTTCATCAACTTCTGCCTGAACGTCACCAAGAGCGTCGCTTACCACGGATTCCGGAAGATCCTGGTCGTGAACGGCCACGGCTCGAACGCCCCGCTGATCGACCTGGTCGCCCGGAAGACGGTGCTGGAGACGGAGTCGCTCTGCTTCGCGACGACGTACTTCTGGTTCCTGATGGAGGCGTTCAAGGAGGTCCGGGAGTCGGAGGTGATCGCGCACGCCGACGAGTTCGAGACCTCGCTCTACCTGCACCTGGCCGGCGACCGGGTCCAGATGGACAAGGCGGTCGAGGACAACGACCGCATGGGGGAGTTCGTCAGCAGCGACAGCACCATGAACTACTTCGTCCGCTTCAACGACTACTGGGGCCGCTGGACCCAGACCGGCGTGCACGGCGACCCCACCAAGGCCACCGCCGAGAAGGGTCGGATCATCTTCGAGGCGGCGGTCGACGGCCTCGTCCGCCTGGTCGACGAGCTGCGCGACTGGCCGATCGAGCGTCGGGCCGACATGCATGCGGGACCGGTCCAGTCCCAGATCCGCTGGTAG